A single genomic interval of Streptomyces sp. BA2 harbors:
- a CDS encoding acyltransferase family protein, with the protein MTNSVQPHGRHRAPLPPAHVPADGVPGPRAPQSTMAATVPHAPAGTTARPAPTGHPGSTGHPGTTGRSASTGQPAKQRDSFFDNAKYLAIVLVAMAHAWEPLTDGSRAAEALYMTVYTFHMPAFILISGYFSRSFDMRSDRLKRLVTGIAVPYVIFEVAYTFFKRYADDDPTQPISLLDPWYLTWFLVALFVWRLTTPLWKLVRWPLPLALAIAVLATISPDIGDDLDLQRVLQFLPFFVLGLFMKPEYFQLVRRREVRLLSIPIFASALLLAYWAGPRMTSAWFYRRDSAQELGAPWWAGVVMTLALFGCSAILTACFFAWVPRRKMWFTVLGAGTLYGYLLHGFLAKGSRFWGWFDDYEWMHTPVGQVIVSLVAAAVVTLLCTPPVQRMFRFAMEPKMEWAFKRDAAALARERAKSSS; encoded by the coding sequence GGCCGCCACCGGGCGCCGCTCCCCCCGGCACATGTGCCCGCGGACGGAGTACCAGGCCCCCGCGCCCCCCAGTCCACCATGGCCGCGACCGTTCCCCACGCCCCGGCCGGCACCACCGCTCGCCCCGCCCCGACGGGCCACCCCGGCTCCACGGGCCACCCCGGCACCACGGGCAGATCCGCATCCACGGGTCAACCCGCCAAGCAGCGCGACTCCTTCTTCGACAACGCCAAGTACCTGGCGATCGTCCTGGTCGCGATGGCGCACGCCTGGGAGCCGCTGACCGACGGCAGCCGCGCCGCAGAGGCGCTGTACATGACCGTCTACACGTTCCACATGCCGGCGTTCATCCTCATCTCCGGCTACTTCTCGCGCAGCTTCGACATGCGGTCCGACCGCCTCAAGCGCCTGGTGACCGGCATCGCCGTGCCGTACGTCATCTTCGAAGTCGCGTACACCTTCTTCAAGCGCTACGCGGACGACGATCCGACGCAGCCGATCAGTCTGCTCGACCCCTGGTACCTCACCTGGTTCCTGGTCGCGCTCTTCGTCTGGCGTCTGACGACCCCGCTGTGGAAGCTGGTCCGCTGGCCGCTGCCGCTCGCGCTCGCCATCGCCGTGCTCGCGACGATCTCTCCGGACATCGGCGACGACCTGGACCTGCAGCGCGTGCTGCAGTTCCTGCCCTTCTTCGTGCTCGGCCTCTTCATGAAGCCCGAGTACTTCCAGCTGGTGCGGCGCCGCGAGGTGCGGCTGCTCTCCATCCCGATCTTCGCGAGCGCGCTGCTCCTCGCGTACTGGGCAGGGCCGCGGATGACGTCGGCCTGGTTCTACCGCCGGGACAGCGCACAGGAGTTGGGTGCGCCGTGGTGGGCCGGTGTCGTGATGACGCTGGCGCTGTTCGGCTGCTCCGCCATCCTCACCGCCTGCTTCTTCGCGTGGGTTCCGCGCCGGAAGATGTGGTTCACGGTGCTCGGCGCGGGCACGCTGTACGGCTACCTGCTGCACGGCTTCCTCGCCAAGGGCTCGCGTTTCTGGGGCTGGTTCGACGACTACGAGTGGATGCACACGCCTGTGGGACAGGTGATCGTGTCGCTGGTGGCCGCGGCGGTGGTGACGCTTCTCTGTACGCCTCCGGTGCAGCGGATGTTCCGCTTCGCCATGGAGCCGAAGATGGAGTGGGCGTTCAAGCGGGACGCTGCCGCGTTGGCTCGGGAGCGGGCCAAGTCTTCTTCCTAG
- a CDS encoding HD domain-containing protein: protein MSPSPPLSLPEVEAIARQAHATQKDKAGRPYTEHLEAVAKGVHARNGSPEQIAAAWLHDAIEDNALTEEWLRDAPLTPRTKDIVRALTKRAGEPPEAYATRILETPGARLVKEADLAHNANPARLAELDGPTRDRLTEKYANMRALLGVQSQR, encoded by the coding sequence ATGAGCCCCAGCCCTCCGCTGTCCCTGCCCGAGGTAGAAGCAATCGCCCGCCAGGCCCACGCCACCCAGAAGGACAAAGCGGGCCGCCCCTACACAGAGCACCTGGAAGCCGTGGCCAAGGGCGTCCACGCCAGAAACGGCTCGCCGGAACAGATCGCCGCCGCCTGGCTCCACGACGCCATCGAGGACAACGCCCTCACCGAGGAGTGGCTGCGGGACGCGCCTCTCACCCCACGTACGAAGGACATCGTGCGAGCCCTCACCAAGAGGGCGGGCGAACCCCCCGAGGCCTACGCCACCCGCATCCTCGAAACCCCCGGCGCCCGCCTGGTCAAGGAAGCGGACCTGGCCCACAACGCGAATCCGGCCCGCCTAGCAGAGCTAGACGGGCCGACCCGTGATCGCCTCACGGAGAAATACGCGAACATGCGCGCCCTACTGGGCGTCCAGTCGCAGCGCTAG
- a CDS encoding FtsX-like permease family protein, with protein MASMPNGLARAAIRFKPAAFVGTFVALMMAALIVSACGILLETGVRASVPPTRYAGAPVVAAADQRAHFVTGSGESRSESATPLPDRARIDNSLVAKAGSVPGARTAVPDVTFPVQSGGKEVTAHGWGSTAFTGEKLTAGRAPHPGEVVIAAPGASVGEHTTLTTADGPRDFRISGTVRSGQGAPTAWFTDSDAVRLSGHPDRIDAVAVLPKDGVTDDALKSQVAHAIGNKADVHTGDDRSEAEGSELAYAQEMLTGLGGSFGGVATMVAMFTAAGTVALSVGQRAREYALLRAIGTTPRQIRRTIATEALLVAPLAGAVGVLPGIALAGWWFGQLKDRGAIPEALDLSISFIPLVSAVGVAVLTALVSGYMAARRPSRIRPGQALSESSVERLRFGWIRMPLGIAAAVGGCVLAGVASSLTGDDAANVALGIVMLFMLAVALLGPLVARGCAALFGLPLRGAGASASLAAANSRTNARRLASAITPIVLAMAFSSTLVFMHTSEDRVAADQQREGITADHIVTASGAGATPAGVTKAAKAPGVTSAVGLLKTSVLVPVGSGGDRWLESASAQGVTGSPRDLTKVQDLGVRTGTMASLGKGEIAVDAKLADSANVKTGERIALRMPDGTKTSPKVVATYDRGMGLSQVTLPSSDLKQHVTSSFSSEIWTKGKAPQALTALGTLQDRDGYATAQSTDRAVNAWANAVMAAVLGGFAAIAAVNTLVMTVLDRRRELGTLRLIGSTRRQVMRMVRWEALLVACAGIVIGTAIAMATLIPMMNGLTGESPYIPPLLYGSFVAATLALGLAATALPARAALRVRD; from the coding sequence ATGGCATCCATGCCCAACGGCCTCGCACGCGCCGCCATCCGCTTCAAACCCGCGGCCTTCGTGGGCACGTTCGTCGCGCTGATGATGGCCGCGCTGATCGTGTCCGCCTGCGGCATCCTCCTGGAGACGGGGGTGCGCGCATCGGTGCCGCCCACCCGGTACGCGGGTGCCCCCGTGGTCGCCGCCGCCGACCAGCGCGCCCACTTCGTCACGGGCAGCGGTGAAAGCCGCTCCGAGTCCGCCACGCCGCTGCCCGACCGGGCCCGCATCGACAACTCCCTCGTGGCCAAGGCGGGTTCGGTTCCCGGAGCGCGCACCGCGGTCCCGGACGTCACCTTCCCGGTGCAGTCCGGCGGCAAGGAAGTCACCGCGCACGGCTGGGGCTCCACGGCTTTCACCGGCGAGAAGCTGACCGCGGGCCGCGCCCCGCACCCCGGCGAGGTCGTCATCGCCGCGCCCGGCGCTTCCGTCGGCGAGCACACCACGCTCACCACGGCGGACGGGCCGCGCGACTTCCGGATCTCCGGCACCGTACGGTCCGGGCAGGGCGCACCCACCGCCTGGTTCACCGACTCCGACGCCGTACGGCTCTCCGGCCACCCCGACCGCATCGACGCCGTAGCCGTCCTGCCCAAGGACGGCGTCACGGACGACGCCCTCAAGTCCCAGGTGGCGCACGCCATCGGCAACAAGGCCGACGTCCACACCGGCGACGACCGCAGCGAGGCCGAGGGTTCCGAGCTGGCCTACGCGCAGGAGATGCTCACCGGTCTCGGCGGCTCCTTCGGCGGCGTCGCCACCATGGTCGCCATGTTCACCGCGGCCGGCACGGTGGCGCTCTCCGTCGGCCAACGGGCCCGTGAGTACGCGCTGTTGCGGGCCATCGGCACGACGCCCCGCCAGATCCGCCGCACCATCGCCACCGAGGCCCTGCTCGTCGCACCCCTCGCGGGAGCGGTCGGGGTGCTGCCCGGAATCGCCCTGGCCGGCTGGTGGTTCGGCCAGCTGAAGGACAGGGGAGCGATCCCCGAGGCCCTGGACCTGTCCATCTCGTTCATCCCCCTCGTATCGGCCGTCGGCGTGGCCGTGCTCACCGCCCTGGTCTCCGGCTACATGGCGGCCCGCCGCCCCTCCCGCATCAGGCCGGGCCAGGCCCTGAGCGAATCCTCCGTGGAACGCCTGCGCTTCGGCTGGATCCGTATGCCGCTGGGGATCGCGGCGGCCGTCGGCGGCTGCGTACTCGCCGGGGTCGCCTCATCCCTGACGGGGGACGACGCGGCCAACGTGGCCCTCGGCATCGTCATGCTGTTCATGCTCGCCGTGGCCCTGCTCGGCCCGCTGGTCGCCCGCGGCTGCGCGGCCCTGTTCGGACTTCCGCTGCGCGGCGCGGGCGCGTCCGCCTCGCTCGCCGCGGCCAACTCCCGTACGAATGCCCGCCGTCTGGCCTCCGCGATCACCCCGATCGTCCTGGCGATGGCGTTCTCGTCCACTCTCGTCTTCATGCACACCAGCGAGGACCGGGTGGCGGCCGACCAGCAGCGGGAAGGCATCACGGCGGACCACATCGTGACGGCGTCCGGGGCGGGCGCTACCCCGGCCGGGGTCACGAAGGCCGCTAAGGCCCCTGGAGTCACCTCGGCCGTGGGCCTCCTCAAGACCTCCGTCCTGGTGCCGGTGGGCTCGGGCGGTGACCGCTGGCTGGAGAGCGCGTCGGCCCAGGGCGTCACCGGCTCCCCCCGCGACCTGACCAAGGTCCAGGACCTGGGCGTCAGGACGGGCACGATGGCCTCGCTCGGCAAGGGCGAGATCGCCGTCGACGCGAAGCTCGCGGACTCCGCGAACGTGAAGACGGGCGAGCGCATCGCGCTGCGGATGCCCGACGGTACGAAGACGTCACCGAAGGTGGTGGCCACGTACGACCGAGGCATGGGCCTCTCCCAAGTAACGCTTCCCTCATCGGACTTGAAGCAGCACGTGACCTCGTCCTTCTCCTCGGAGATCTGGACGAAGGGCAAGGCGCCGCAGGCCCTCACAGCCCTCGGCACACTCCAGGACCGCGACGGCTACGCCACCGCGCAGTCCACGGACCGGGCGGTCAACGCCTGGGCGAACGCGGTGATGGCGGCCGTACTGGGCGGGTTCGCGGCGATCGCCGCGGTCAACACCCTGGTGATGACGGTCCTGGACCGCCGCCGCGAACTCGGCACGCTGCGCCTGATCGGCTCCACCCGGCGCCAGGTGATGCGGATGGTGCGGTGGGAGGCGCTGCTGGTCGCCTGCGCGGGCATCGTGATCGGCACGGCGATCGCGATGGCGACGCTGATCCCCATGATGAACGGCCTGACGGGGGAGTCCCCGTACATCCCGCCACTGCTGTACGGCTCCTTCGTGGCGGCGACGCTGGCCCTGGGCCTGGCGGCGACGGCCTTGCCGGCGAGGGCGGCGTTGCGGGTCCGGGACTGA
- a CDS encoding ABC transporter ATP-binding protein, which translates to MPPMPGEAPRGGDWAVELHGVRRRYGRGSGAVHALSGIDLALERGSYTAVMGPSGSGKSTFLQCAAGLDRPSEGTVRLGGTEITSMSENKLTALRRTRLGFVFQAFNLLPSLTVEQNVVLPMRLAGHRPDRRRAADMLQRVGLGGDKHKRRPGELSGGQQQRVAIARALVTNPDVIFADEPTGALDTTTAAEILTLLRSAVDGMGATVVMVTHDPAAAAYADRVLFLADGAIVDRLERASAAEIAARMTTLTAPAYAGAAA; encoded by the coding sequence ATGCCCCCGATGCCGGGCGAGGCGCCCCGCGGCGGCGACTGGGCCGTAGAACTGCACGGCGTACGCCGCAGGTACGGCAGGGGATCCGGCGCCGTGCACGCCCTCAGCGGCATCGACCTCGCCCTGGAGCGCGGCAGCTACACCGCCGTCATGGGCCCGTCGGGCTCCGGCAAGTCCACCTTCCTGCAGTGCGCGGCCGGACTCGACCGGCCCAGCGAGGGCACGGTGCGTCTTGGCGGCACGGAGATCACGTCCATGAGCGAGAACAAGCTGACCGCGCTGCGCCGCACCCGCCTCGGCTTCGTCTTCCAGGCCTTCAACCTGCTGCCCTCGCTGACCGTCGAGCAGAACGTCGTCCTGCCGATGCGCCTCGCAGGACACCGCCCCGACCGCCGCAGGGCCGCCGACATGCTCCAGCGCGTCGGCCTCGGCGGCGACAAGCACAAGCGCCGCCCCGGCGAGCTCTCCGGCGGCCAGCAGCAGCGCGTCGCGATCGCCCGCGCCCTGGTCACGAACCCGGACGTGATCTTCGCGGATGAGCCGACCGGCGCCCTGGACACCACCACGGCCGCCGAGATCCTCACCCTGCTCCGCTCGGCGGTCGACGGAATGGGCGCCACGGTCGTCATGGTCACCCACGATCCGGCCGCGGCGGCGTACGCAGACCGGGTCCTGTTCCTCGCCGACGGGGCGATCGTGGACCGCCTTGAGCGGGCATCCGCAGCCGAGATCGCGGCCCGCATGACGACGCTGACCGCTCCGGCCTACGCGGGAGCGGCCGCGTAA
- a CDS encoding cation:proton antiporter produces MGGAFLAAAVLARLGGRIGLPTIPLFILAGILLGPHTPGVVLLSDPHDLEMLSALGLVLLLFYLGLEFHMDDLKTGGRKMALAGGTYLALNVGAGLGFGFALGWGTSEALVLAGVLGISSSAIVTKVLVDTGRLGNPETKPILGIIVVEDIFLALYLAALQPVLSGADSLAAAVMDGGKAFGFLLLLALVARFGTKVVGRLMDTRDDELLVISFLGAAVFVAGVSEWFGVADAIGAFMVGLMVGSTASGERVRKLVHPLRDAFGAIFFFGFGLSIDPGDLPTVLWPVLAAVAVTLLMNVLAGLGAARIYGFGAGPAANISTTLLARGEFALILATMAATAGLDERLSPFIAGYVLLLAVLGPLAAGRSRWLARILPGGRDGVQEAEPELSGAR; encoded by the coding sequence ATGGGCGGCGCCTTTCTCGCCGCCGCCGTGCTCGCCCGCTTGGGCGGCCGCATCGGACTCCCCACCATCCCCCTCTTCATCCTGGCCGGGATCCTCCTCGGCCCTCACACTCCCGGCGTGGTCCTGCTCTCCGACCCCCACGACCTGGAGATGCTCTCGGCGCTCGGCCTGGTGCTTCTGCTCTTCTACCTGGGCCTCGAGTTCCACATGGACGACCTCAAGACGGGCGGCCGCAAGATGGCCCTCGCCGGAGGGACGTATCTCGCGCTGAACGTCGGCGCGGGCCTCGGCTTCGGATTCGCCCTCGGCTGGGGCACCTCCGAGGCTCTGGTCCTCGCCGGGGTGCTCGGCATCTCGTCGTCGGCGATCGTCACCAAGGTGCTCGTCGACACCGGACGGCTCGGCAATCCGGAGACGAAGCCGATCCTCGGCATCATCGTCGTCGAGGACATCTTCCTGGCTCTTTATCTGGCGGCGCTGCAGCCGGTCCTTTCCGGTGCCGACAGCCTCGCCGCGGCGGTCATGGACGGCGGCAAGGCCTTCGGCTTCCTGCTGCTGCTCGCCCTCGTGGCGCGCTTCGGCACGAAGGTCGTCGGGCGTCTCATGGACACCCGCGACGACGAGCTGCTCGTCATCTCCTTCCTCGGCGCCGCGGTGTTCGTCGCCGGGGTCTCGGAGTGGTTCGGGGTCGCGGACGCCATCGGCGCGTTCATGGTCGGTCTGATGGTGGGCAGCACGGCGTCCGGCGAGCGCGTCCGCAAGCTCGTGCATCCGCTGCGGGACGCGTTCGGGGCGATCTTCTTCTTCGGCTTCGGGCTCTCGATCGACCCGGGCGACCTGCCCACGGTGCTCTGGCCGGTGCTCGCCGCCGTGGCCGTGACGCTGCTCATGAACGTCCTCGCGGGACTCGGCGCGGCGCGTATCTACGGGTTCGGGGCGGGCCCCGCGGCGAACATCTCCACCACCCTGCTCGCGCGCGGTGAGTTCGCCCTGATCCTGGCGACCATGGCGGCCACCGCGGGACTCGACGAGCGGCTCTCCCCCTTCATCGCGGGGTACGTGCTGCTGCTCGCGGTGCTCGGACCGCTGGCGGCGGGGCGCTCGCGGTGGCTGGCCCGGATCCTGCCGGGCGGGCGTGACGGCGTACAGGAGGCGGAGCCCGAGTTGTCAGGCGCTCGCTGA
- a CDS encoding PP2C family protein-serine/threonine phosphatase, whose protein sequence is MAGRRAEAETFTARMKKRIHRARIGLRKSGVDYFRGDGSDWIALAGLLVTIPVIAFCTIVNNVWFSPSALVLPIVAGGLLLRPSSLLGLYATAAAALIVESVQLGPYTDGPSRVTPGVVLVVAACGFFGLIIAQFRSRVGVPWRGGGTMLFDLRERIRVQSKLPKLPRGWHREMALRPAGGQSFSGDFVVAARTNGGRTLEVVLTDVSGKGMDAGSRALLLSGAFGGLLGSLPPHAFLTAANGYLLRQDWDEGFATSTHLVLDLETGDYELFTAGHPPGLQLSAGSGRWEEKAAEGPLLGVYDGAQFDPVKGLLRPGDVLMLFTDGIVETSDRDISEGIDRLTGEADRYVAGGFHGAAWHLIEAVAKDVNDDRALLLICREPSASA, encoded by the coding sequence ATGGCAGGCAGGCGAGCGGAAGCCGAGACGTTCACAGCCCGGATGAAGAAGCGGATCCACCGGGCGCGCATAGGGCTGCGCAAATCCGGGGTCGACTACTTCAGAGGCGACGGCTCGGACTGGATCGCGCTCGCGGGCCTGCTCGTCACCATCCCGGTGATCGCCTTCTGCACCATCGTCAACAACGTCTGGTTCTCGCCCTCCGCGCTCGTCCTGCCCATCGTGGCCGGCGGCCTGCTGCTTCGCCCCTCCAGCCTGCTCGGCCTGTACGCGACGGCCGCCGCCGCGCTCATCGTGGAGTCCGTCCAGCTCGGCCCGTACACGGACGGGCCCTCACGGGTCACGCCCGGAGTGGTCCTCGTCGTCGCGGCCTGCGGATTCTTCGGGCTGATCATCGCGCAGTTCCGCAGCAGGGTCGGCGTGCCGTGGCGCGGCGGCGGAACGATGCTGTTCGACCTGCGCGAACGTATCCGCGTACAGAGCAAGTTGCCGAAGCTGCCCCGCGGCTGGCACCGCGAGATGGCCCTGCGGCCCGCCGGCGGCCAGTCCTTCTCGGGTGACTTCGTGGTCGCGGCCCGCACGAACGGCGGCCGCACCCTGGAGGTCGTCCTCACGGACGTGTCCGGCAAGGGCATGGACGCGGGCTCCCGCGCCCTGCTCCTGTCGGGCGCCTTCGGCGGCCTGCTCGGCTCGCTGCCGCCGCACGCGTTTTTGACCGCCGCCAACGGCTACCTCCTGCGCCAGGACTGGGACGAGGGCTTCGCGACCTCCACCCACCTGGTCCTCGACCTGGAGACCGGCGACTACGAACTCTTCACGGCGGGCCACCCGCCGGGCCTCCAGCTCAGCGCGGGCAGCGGCCGCTGGGAGGAGAAGGCCGCGGAGGGGCCGCTCCTTGGGGTCTACGACGGGGCCCAGTTCGACCCGGTGAAGGGCCTCCTGCGCCCCGGAGACGTCCTGATGCTGTTCACGGACGGCATCGTGGAGACCTCCGACCGCGACATCAGCGAGGGCATCGACCGCCTCACCGGGGAAGCCGACCGCTATGTGGCGGGCGGCTTCCACGGCGCCGCGTGGCATCTGATCGAGGCGGTCGCGAAGGACGTGAACGACGACCGGGCGCTGCTCCTGATCTGCCGGGAGCCGTCAGCGAGCGCCTGA
- a CDS encoding GNAT family N-acetyltransferase gives MTTELRELRQEDWDEYYGTLELAFGGVAEAKEEHELWNALTEFDRFFGTWEGGTCVGTTGAFSFRLSVPGGSLVDTAGVTMVSVAATHRRRGILTSMMRRQLDDVRAKGEPLAVLTASEPAIYGRFGYGAATFATKTEIDTSRVSLSVPSGTDDVRLRYAKPADVHEACEALYARRVSERPGMLARQPGWERLGLLDPESERHGASPLQCVVAERDGELVGYARFQVKPDWDGAGPKGTVRLRDLEADDPVASAALWRFLFGIDLTSTVEAHNRPADDAVFHLVSDVRRCRLQVKDSLHVRLVEVGAALEARTYRTPVNLVLDVEDAFCPWNAGRWRLTGDLKGATCERTDEDADLALSVRDLGSAYLGGVSLTSLAAAGRVRELRPGALAEATTAFGSDVAPWLPHGF, from the coding sequence ATGACGACGGAATTGCGGGAGTTGCGCCAGGAAGACTGGGACGAGTACTACGGCACCCTTGAGCTCGCCTTCGGTGGCGTCGCCGAGGCGAAGGAGGAGCATGAGCTCTGGAACGCGCTGACCGAGTTCGACCGCTTCTTCGGCACCTGGGAGGGCGGGACCTGCGTCGGCACGACGGGAGCGTTCAGCTTCCGCCTCTCGGTGCCGGGCGGCTCCTTGGTGGACACGGCAGGCGTGACGATGGTCAGCGTCGCGGCGACGCACCGGCGGCGGGGAATCCTGACGTCGATGATGCGCCGCCAGCTCGACGACGTACGCGCGAAGGGCGAGCCCCTTGCCGTGCTCACGGCCTCCGAACCCGCCATCTACGGACGGTTCGGGTACGGCGCCGCGACGTTCGCGACGAAGACCGAGATCGACACGTCACGCGTGAGCCTCTCGGTGCCGTCCGGTACGGATGACGTACGCCTGCGCTACGCCAAGCCCGCCGACGTCCACGAGGCGTGCGAGGCGCTGTACGCGCGACGGGTGAGCGAGCGGCCGGGAATGCTGGCCAGGCAGCCCGGCTGGGAGCGGCTCGGCCTGCTCGACCCGGAGAGCGAGCGGCACGGCGCGTCGCCGCTGCAGTGCGTGGTCGCCGAGCGCGACGGGGAGCTCGTGGGGTACGCGCGCTTCCAGGTGAAGCCCGACTGGGACGGGGCGGGCCCCAAGGGCACGGTCCGGCTGCGCGATCTGGAGGCCGACGACCCGGTGGCGTCCGCGGCGCTGTGGCGGTTCCTCTTCGGCATCGACCTGACGTCGACGGTAGAGGCGCACAACCGCCCGGCGGACGACGCGGTGTTCCACCTTGTCTCGGACGTGCGGCGCTGCCGGCTCCAGGTGAAGGACTCCCTCCACGTACGTCTGGTGGAGGTGGGAGCCGCCCTTGAGGCACGCACCTACCGGACGCCGGTGAACCTGGTCCTTGACGTCGAGGACGCCTTCTGCCCCTGGAACGCGGGCCGTTGGCGGCTCACGGGCGACCTGAAGGGCGCGACCTGCGAGCGCACCGACGAAGACGCCGATCTCGCCCTGTCCGTACGGGACTTGGGCTCGGCCTACCTCGGCGGCGTGTCCCTGACGTCACTGGCGGCCGCGGGCCGGGTGCGGGAACTACGGCCGGGCGCGCTGGCCGAGGCGACGACGGCCTTCGGCTCGGACGTCGCGCCGTGGCTGCCGCACGGGTTCTAG
- a CDS encoding superinfection immunity protein: MLGSIGLLGAALFALLSLVAFLLPSLIAFNRGIENRWLVLVVNLVLGVSVIGWLIALYLATRKGKAPLPGPPEAPG, from the coding sequence ATGCTCGGCAGCATCGGCTTGCTGGGCGCCGCCCTGTTCGCGCTGCTCAGCCTGGTGGCCTTCCTGCTGCCGTCCCTCATCGCCTTCAACCGGGGCATCGAGAACCGCTGGCTCGTCCTGGTCGTCAACCTCGTCCTCGGCGTCTCCGTCATCGGCTGGCTGATCGCCCTGTACCTGGCCACCCGCAAGGGCAAGGCCCCGCTGCCGGGACCGCCCGAAGCCCCCGGCTAG
- a CDS encoding DNA-formamidopyrimidine glycosylase family protein encodes MPEGHTIHRLAADHRERFQGRGPLRVTSPQGKFSDSAALLNGQEMDTAEAHGKHLFLGFADTGWVHIHLGLFGKYALGGTPAPPPTDTVRLRLLNDAYHSDLRGPTTCALITDEEKQAIHARLGPDPLREADDPEKAYRRIARSRTTIAALLMDQKVIAGVGNVYRAEVLFRHGIDPYTQGKDIKPALWTAMWEDLVALMREGVRLNRIDTVRPEHTPEAMGRPPRVDDHGGEVYVYRRATMPCHICGGEIRTADLAARNLFWCPKCQRPRRSRRKGG; translated from the coding sequence GTGCCGGAAGGGCACACGATTCATCGGCTGGCAGCCGACCACCGGGAGCGGTTCCAGGGCCGAGGCCCCCTCCGCGTCACCAGCCCCCAGGGCAAGTTCTCCGACAGCGCGGCCCTCCTGAACGGTCAGGAGATGGACACCGCCGAAGCCCACGGCAAGCACCTCTTCCTGGGCTTCGCCGACACCGGCTGGGTCCACATCCACCTCGGGCTCTTCGGCAAGTACGCCCTCGGCGGGACCCCCGCCCCTCCCCCCACGGACACCGTCCGCCTGCGCCTGCTGAACGACGCGTACCACTCCGACCTCCGCGGCCCCACCACCTGCGCCCTCATCACGGACGAGGAGAAGCAGGCGATACACGCCCGCCTCGGCCCGGACCCCCTCAGGGAAGCGGACGACCCGGAGAAGGCCTACCGCCGCATCGCCCGCAGCCGCACCACCATCGCCGCCCTCCTCATGGACCAGAAGGTCATCGCGGGCGTCGGCAACGTCTACCGCGCCGAGGTCCTCTTCCGGCACGGCATCGACCCGTACACCCAGGGCAAGGACATCAAGCCCGCCCTGTGGACGGCGATGTGGGAGGACCTGGTCGCCCTGATGCGCGAGGGCGTGCGACTCAACCGCATCGACACCGTCAGGCCCGAGCACACGCCCGAGGCGATGGGCCGCCCGCCGCGCGTGGACGACCACGGCGGCGAGGTGTACGTGTACCGCAGGGCCACGATGCCCTGCCACATCTGTGGCGGCGAGATCCGCACCGCCGATCTCGCCGCCCGCAATCTCTTCTGGTGCCCGAAGTGCCAGCGGCCCCGCCGATCCCGGCGAAAGGGCGGCTGA
- a CDS encoding ribose-5-phosphate isomerase, giving the protein MRVYLGSDHAGYELKNHLVEWLKSHGHEPVDCGPHIYDAQDDYPPFCLRAAEKTAADPESLGIVIGGSGNGEQIAANKVKGVRAALAWSEQTAALGREHNDANVVSIGGRMHTREEATKFVEIFLATPYSGEARHTRRIDMLSAYETTGELPPIPAGHPQQ; this is encoded by the coding sequence ATGCGCGTGTACCTCGGCTCGGATCATGCCGGCTACGAACTGAAGAACCACCTGGTCGAGTGGCTCAAGAGCCACGGCCACGAGCCCGTCGACTGCGGGCCCCACATCTATGACGCCCAGGACGACTACCCCCCCTTCTGCCTCCGCGCCGCGGAGAAGACGGCGGCGGACCCCGAGTCGCTCGGCATCGTGATCGGGGGCTCCGGCAACGGGGAGCAGATCGCCGCGAACAAGGTGAAGGGGGTGCGGGCCGCCCTCGCCTGGAGCGAGCAGACGGCCGCGCTCGGGCGTGAGCACAACGACGCGAACGTGGTGTCGATCGGCGGCCGGATGCACACGCGGGAAGAGGCGACGAAGTTCGTCGAGATCTTCCTGGCGACGCCGTACTCGGGTGAGGCCCGTCACACCCGCCGGATCGACATGCTGTCGGCGTACGAGACGACGGGCGAGCTGCCCCCCATCCCGGCCGGCCACCCGCAGCAGTAG